The following coding sequences are from one Bufo bufo chromosome 2, aBufBuf1.1, whole genome shotgun sequence window:
- the LOC120991105 gene encoding PC-esterase domain-containing protein 1A-like, with product MLKPYYERIEEVTAICASAAGDFDILPLPDLLEKEGQKEDLEEVQLGPGYWGPVMEWFGSADVRQLLHNKFVAVLGDSIQRSVYKDLVKMLQKDAFLSEAQLRKRGEETFENDALVEGGVRNGLHNGTSFREVRQYRSSHHLVRFYFLTRIYSTYLESVLTDFRRGPQPDVLIANSCVWDLMRYDDKHMESYKTNVDILFQRLKEVLRPECLIIWNMTMPVGFKYNEVPENMVHNLRMDIVEGNFFSATLANLHKLDVLDMHYHFRCNLRLRCKDAVHWNQVAHRKYTQILLTHIAQAWGVEVPKGKMPEGYNIHTAPHDSVALRKAPHPKLPPIIQERCSPGKIPLLPTPSGAVMGSQYTGLRLLCAGVTIWGQRLIVPLPVSAGTTYIPGYTSFDGNGINAIPGVLCPEFYTDEKLINSDAASPFVTDSPLLTANITPGYFTTPSGPTFSSHPFAGRNFLVPRLPPPPPYASFTPFPCYAPYPQQDWNVKITSRRVLKPRRGWTHPYPRPPAYMPRLY from the exons GTCCTGGATATTGGGGTCCGGTCATGGAGTGGTTCGGCTCAGCAGATGTGCGCCAGTTACTGCACAATAAGTTTGTCGCTGTCCTTGGAGACTCCA TTCAGAGATCCGTCTACAAAGACCTGGTGAAGATGCTGCAGAAAGACGCGTTTCTCTCTGAAGCCCAGCTGAGAAAAAGG GGGGAGGAGACATTCGAGAATGACGCTCTGGTGGAGGGCGGAGTGCGGAATGGACTGCACAATGGGACCAGTTTCCGAGAAGTGCGGCAGTACCGGAGCAGCCACCATCTTGTACGCTTCTACTTTCTGACCCGCATCTACTCTACTTACCTGGAGAGCGTACTGACGGATTTCCGAAGGGGCCCCCAGCCCGATGTGCTGATAGCAAACTCCTGCGTCTGGGATCTCATGAG GTATGACGACAAACATATGGAATCTTACAAGACCAATGTGGACATTCTGTTCCAGCGCCTCAAGGAGGTGCTGAGACCTGAATGCCTCATAATTTGGAACATGACCATGCCGGTCGGATTCAAGTATAACGAAGTCCCAGAG AACATGGTACACAACCTGCGGATGGACATTGTGGAAGGGAACTTCTTCAGCGCCACTCTGGCAAATTTGCACAAGCTGGACGTTCTGGACATGCACTATCACTTCCGCTGCAACTTGCGTCTCAGATGCAAGGATGCCGTCCACTGGAACCAGGTGGCTCATCGGAAGTACACCCAGATCCTGCTGACCCACATCGCACAGGCCTGGGGGGTGGAGGTGCCAAAGGGAAAGATGCCGGAAG GTTATAATATTCACACTGCGCCTCATGACTCGGTTGCATTGAGAAAAGCTCCTCATCCAAAGCTGCCCCCCATAATCCAAGAGCGATGCAGCCCGGGTAAGATTCCATTGCTACCTACTCCCAGCGGGGCAGTTATGGGATCACAATACACTGGGCTGAGGCTGTTGTGTGCTGGGGTCACAATATGGGGGCAGCGGCTCATAGTCCCATTGCCTGTCTCTGCAGGGACCACATATATACCAGGATACACATCTTTTGATGGTAATGGCATTAACGCCATACCTG GTGTTCTGTGCCCCGAGTTCTACACTGATGAAAAACTCATCAATTCAGATG CTGCGTCGCCCTTTGTGACCGACAGCCCACTACTGACTGCTAACATAACCCCTGGCTATTTCACTACTCCCTCAG GTCCTACGTTCTCCAGTCATCCATTTGCTGGAAGGAACTTCCTGGTCCCCAggttgccgccgccgccgccgtacgCCAGCTTCACCCCCTTTCCCTGCTATGCCCCGTACCCACAGCAAGACTGGAATGTGAAGATCACATCGAGGAGGGTGCTGAAACCGAGGAGGGGCTGGACCCATCCATACCCTCGCCCTCCAGCGTACATGCCTAGGCTCTACTGA